One Drosophila virilis strain 15010-1051.87 chromosome 5, Dvir_AGI_RSII-ME, whole genome shotgun sequence DNA window includes the following coding sequences:
- the LOC6626651 gene encoding uncharacterized protein has translation MRGLIIVPMDLEPGFRKADIHSLPTLTSGMVFNFFATATDNKISSESNDLLIDYVHLRRQGELCELKALVFSAADFANTETHANVAIKVLDHENSLTDGQCSLCSGVAVCPHVVAFVFWLHNKSTDKKPTALLEFWGNELEALVQPEPTRAVRIKDMVPLRELHTEVDDEASSPSEGDERAFLTSVLEELAICGRDSALYRQCVETTDEFESILIHHMLLKAAEYNIYDVHSFLQHLELQAQSGLFESLSEVTKRQYKSKLWIEAQYMRIRCSMMHMIATRKTQEEDEQIFNMLFCKGRDEDIEDRVQQKQHKRFILKQTEKLENKEYLECGLLLHENYPYLCGAPDGITDDHIVEIKSPKTEEDFEKYLEARESIAPKYMAQIQTQMFLANVKKALYCVLSPTFETNGALHYVWVQADPEFVASLLGMADEFWKDVVYPRLVSIYPQAL, from the exons ATGCGTGGCTTAATCATTGTGCCCATGGACTTGGAGCCTGGCTTCCGTAAAGCAGACATACACAGCTTACCCACGCTCACCAGCGGCATGGTCTTTAACTTTTTCGCAACAGCCACAGACAACAAAAT ATCCTCGGAGAGCAACGATTTGCTAATAGACTATGTGCACCTTCGCCGGCAGGGCGAGCTATGCGAATTAAAAGCTCTGGTCTTCTCCGCCGCAGACTTTGCCAATACGGAAACACATGCCAATGTGGCCATCAAGGTACTGGACCATGAAAATTCCCTTACAGATGGCCAGTGCAGCCTGTGCTCCGGAGTAG CTGTGTGTCCGCATGTCGTTGCCTTTGTATTTTGGCTGCACAACAAGAGCACAGATAAAAAGCCCACAGCTCTGTTGGAATTCTGGGGCAATGAGCTGGAGGCGCTTGTTCAACCGGAGCCCACAAGGGCAGTACGCATAAAGGATATGGTGCCCCTGCGAGAGTTACACACCGAGGTGGATGATGAGGCGTCGAGCCCCAGCGAGGGCGACGAACGTGCATTTCTGACATCTGTGCTGGAGGAGCTTGCCATTTGTGGACGTGATTCGGCGCTGTACCGTCAATGCGTGGAAACCACCGATGAATTCGAGTCCATACTGATACACCATATGCTGTTGAAAGCAGCGGAATATAACATATACGATGTGCACAGTTTTCTGCAGCACTTGGAGCTGCAGGCGCAGAGCGGTCTCTTCGAAAGTCTCAGCGAGGTGACCAAAAGGCAGTACAAGTCAAAGCTGTGGATAGAGGCGCAGTATATGCGCATACGCTGCTCGATGATGCACATGATTGCCACACGCAAAACGCAGGAGGAGGACGAACAAATCTTTAATATGCTCTTTTGCAAGGGACGCGACGAAGACATTGAGGATCGTGTGCAGCAGAAACAGCACAAACGTTTCATACTGAAACAGACCGAAAAACTGGAAAACAAGGAGTATCTGGAATGTGGTCTGTTGCTCCACGAAAACTATCCCTATTTGTGTGGTGCCCCAGATGGTATTACGGATGATCACATCGTCGAAATCAAATCACCAAAGACTGAGGAGGACTTTGAGAAATATCTCGAGGCACGCGAATCCATTGCGCCCAAGTATATGGCCCAGATACAGACACAAATGTTTCTGGCCAACGTAAAGAAGGCGCTCTACTGTGTGCTCAGTCCCACATTCGAAACGAACGGCGCTCTTCACTACGTTTGGGTGCAAGCCGATCCCGAGTTTGTCGCCAGCCTGCTGGGCATGGCCGATGAATTTTGGAAAGATGTAGTCTATCCGCGTCTCGTCAGCATTTATCCACAAGCATTGTGA